Within the Flavobacterium sp. CG_23.5 genome, the region ATGTTGGTTTTTTTAGTTCGCTTCCGCAAAAAGGAGATTTGATTCTATACGATGAATTGTGTCATGCCTCTATTAGGGACGGAATCTTACTGTCGAATGCGAAAGCGTATAAGTTCAATCATAACGATTTTGAGGATTTAGAAAAATTGATTTCTAGGAATCCAGACACCACTATTTATATCGTCACCGAGTCTGTTTTTTCGATGGATGGTGATTGTCCAAATCTACAAGAATTGGTTTCGGTTTCAACTAAACACAAATGTTATCTAGTTGTTGATGAAGCGCATGCTTTGGGAGTTTTTGGTTCGTCAGGCGAAGGATTCGTTCAAATGCTGGGATTGCACGATCACGTTTTTGCCCGAATTATGACTTTCGGGAAAGGATTGGGATGTCATGGAGCCGCGATTTTAGGCTCGGTTGAATTGAGGGATTATTTAGTAAATTTTGCCCGAAGTTTTATTTATACCACAGGGCTGTCGCCACATTCGGTTGCCACGATTTTGGTTGCTTATCAAATTTTAGAAAAAGATAAAAAAAATATTCAAACGCTTAGAGAAAATATTATTCATTTCAATCAGGAGAAGAATTTATTTGGATTAAAGCCATTGTTTGTCAGAAGCAAATCAACAATACAATCAGCTATTATTCCTGGAAATGAAAAAGTAAAAGTAATTGCTAGCCAGTTCCAAGAAAAAGGATTTGATGTAAAAGCCATACTTTCGCCTACTGTTCCAGAAGGTCAAGAACGTCTGCGCTTTTGTTTGCATAGCTATAATTCAAAGAAGGAAATTTCGGAAGTCTTAGCTTTGTTGATTACTTTTGTTTTTTAGCCACAGATGAAACGGATTTTAACGGATTAACACATGTCTAATATGGCAAATTTGCTTCACGAATCAATTACAAATGTAATTTTAAAAGTTTATTATGAAGTTTATAATGAATTGGGTTCCGGATTTCTCGAAAAAGTATATCAAAATGCCATGTATTTTGAATTAATATCTTTAAGATATAAAGTTGAAGCTCAAAAACAAATTAAAGTATATTTTAAAAATCAATTGGTTGGAGAATATTATTCTGATTTACTTGTTGAAGACAAAGTAATTGTAGAATTGAAACTAACAGAATTACTGATGAATATTCATATTGCTCAAATAATGAATTATTTAAAGGCAACATCAATTGAAGTTGGATTGTTATTAAATTTTGGAGAAGAACCGGAGTTTAAAAGACTAATCTTTACAAACGATAGAAAAATTAATATAAAAAATCAGCGATAATCCGTTCAATCCGTTTTATCCGTGGCTAATACTATGAAACTATTTATTACAGGAATTGGAACCGACGTGGGCAAGACCATTGCTTCGGCCATTATAACAGAGGCTTTAGAAGCTGATTATTGGAAACCCATACAAGCGGGTGATTTAGAAAATTCTGACAGTCATAAAGTCAAATCGTTTTTGTCTAATAAAAAGACGGTGATTCATCCGAATAGCTATGCTTTGAACACACCGGCTAGTCCACATCTCGCGGCAGAATTAGACGGGATTACCATCGATTTGAAGAAAATTGTAGAACCGAAAACAGCTAATCATTTAGTGATCGAAGGTGCGGGAGGTATTTTTGT harbors:
- a CDS encoding aminotransferase class I/II-fold pyridoxal phosphate-dependent enzyme; the encoded protein is MKQFPKNLSAKLATRKENKSLRQLSLTSDLIDFASNDYLGLSKSEAIFDETHHYLLGKNLKINGATGSRLLSGNHRLYQETESYIAQFHKSESALIFNSGYDANVGFFSSLPQKGDLILYDELCHASIRDGILLSNAKAYKFNHNDFEDLEKLISRNPDTTIYIVTESVFSMDGDCPNLQELVSVSTKHKCYLVVDEAHALGVFGSSGEGFVQMLGLHDHVFARIMTFGKGLGCHGAAILGSVELRDYLVNFARSFIYTTGLSPHSVATILVAYQILEKDKKNIQTLRENIIHFNQEKNLFGLKPLFVRSKSTIQSAIIPGNEKVKVIASQFQEKGFDVKAILSPTVPEGQERLRFCLHSYNSKKEISEVLALLITFVF
- a CDS encoding GxxExxY protein — encoded protein: MANLLHESITNVILKVYYEVYNELGSGFLEKVYQNAMYFELISLRYKVEAQKQIKVYFKNQLVGEYYSDLLVEDKVIVELKLTELLMNIHIAQIMNYLKATSIEVGLLLNFGEEPEFKRLIFTNDRKINIKNQR
- the bioD gene encoding dethiobiotin synthase, whose protein sequence is MKLFITGIGTDVGKTIASAIITEALEADYWKPIQAGDLENSDSHKVKSFLSNKKTVIHPNSYALNTPASPHLAAELDGITIDLKKIVEPKTANHLVIEGAGGIFVPLNENDCVIDLIQPDYKVIVVSRHYLGSINHTLLTIEAMRNRNIKIAGIIFNGDENKATESIILSKTGVKCIGRIEEEPYIDPNVIKEYADNFRENLLSL